A genomic window from Aquitalea aquatilis includes:
- the ald gene encoding alanine dehydrogenase: MLIGVPKEIKNHEYRVGLTPAGVRELVAHGHKVLVQTQAGLAIGFTDEQYIQSGASIASSAEEVFSKAEMVVKVKEPQPVECRMLRPGQILFTYLHLAPDPEQTKLLTESGAVAIAYETVTDERGGLPLLAPMSEVAGRMAIQAGAHALEKAQGGRGVLLGGVPGVAPARVVVIGGGVVGLNAARMAAGLGADVTILDKSLPRLKEIDMVFGGRIKTLVSNTANIDESIREADMVVGAVLIPGAAAPKLVTRAMLGNMKPGAVLVDVAIDQGGCFETSRATTHQDPIYVVDGIVHYCVANMPGGVARTSTQALNNATLPFTLELANKGWRQALLDNAHLRNGLNVCHGKITYKAVADDLGYHYVDPVEAIKTA, encoded by the coding sequence ATGTTGATCGGTGTTCCAAAGGAAATCAAAAACCACGAGTATCGTGTGGGTCTCACCCCTGCCGGCGTGCGCGAACTGGTTGCGCACGGCCACAAGGTGCTGGTGCAGACCCAGGCCGGGCTGGCCATCGGTTTTACCGACGAGCAGTACATCCAGTCCGGGGCCTCGATAGCTTCTTCGGCAGAAGAAGTATTTTCAAAGGCCGAGATGGTGGTGAAAGTGAAAGAACCGCAGCCGGTGGAGTGCCGCATGCTGCGCCCCGGCCAGATCCTGTTTACCTATCTGCATCTGGCACCGGACCCGGAGCAGACCAAGCTGCTGACCGAATCCGGCGCGGTGGCCATTGCCTACGAAACCGTCACCGACGAGCGCGGCGGCCTGCCCTTGCTGGCACCGATGTCGGAAGTGGCCGGCCGCATGGCCATTCAGGCCGGCGCGCATGCCCTGGAAAAAGCCCAGGGCGGCCGTGGCGTGCTGCTGGGCGGCGTGCCGGGCGTGGCACCGGCCCGCGTGGTGGTGATCGGTGGGGGTGTGGTTGGCCTGAATGCGGCGCGCATGGCCGCCGGGTTGGGCGCGGATGTCACCATTCTGGACAAGTCCTTACCCCGCCTGAAAGAAATCGACATGGTGTTTGGCGGCCGCATCAAGACCCTGGTGTCCAATACCGCCAATATCGACGAATCCATCCGCGAAGCCGATATGGTAGTCGGTGCGGTACTGATTCCGGGGGCCGCCGCACCCAAGCTGGTTACCCGCGCCATGCTGGGCAATATGAAACCGGGCGCGGTGCTGGTGGATGTGGCCATCGACCAGGGCGGCTGTTTCGAAACCAGCCGCGCCACCACCCATCAGGACCCGATCTACGTGGTGGATGGCATCGTGCACTACTGCGTGGCCAATATGCCGGGCGGCGTGGCCCGTACCTCCACCCAGGCGCTGAACAACGCCACCCTGCCCTTCACGCTGGAACTGGCCAACAAGGGCTGGCGGCAGGCCCTGCTGGACAATGCCCATCTGCGCAATGGCCTGAATGTGTGCCATGGCAAGATCACCTACAAGGCGGTGGCCGATGATCTGGGCTACCACTATGTCGATCCGGTGGAAGCCATCAAGACAGCCTGA
- a CDS encoding sensor domain-containing diguanylate cyclase encodes MTLRRIFDSIITRLLILVVCLVCIGSLARYYALSHFLRQDLSMVVQDQQLALASYVAHDIDDKISQRQSVLTHLASDLPQQLLQQPEQLRQWLRQQYQYQSLFSGGLFVADLHGRAVADYPVAPGRMQRSYIERDYIRAALQGNSYIGRPVMGHALGVPVLPMAAPVFNRDMQVVGVLAGITPLASAGFLDLLQKAQIGHDSGGFLLVSPRDNIYVASSQKGMSLQKLPASGINPLHDRAMAGYRGSGITTNAAGQEEVAAIVSVPSSGWFVVARLPSSEAFATVGHVQTFAIHGAIIATILFALLASACMYYVLRPLFHAAADAERMTRGELPLVPLTIRRNDEVGHFIAAFNRLLRKLHEQQAQLERIAHHDTLTGLPNRLLLADRLKLALAQSRRHGKHVALLFMDLDGFKHINDSQGHDAGDEALRMVTSRLQAVLRETDTLARIGGDEFVLLLCDLDGQAREVARIVAEKCLAAMQPPLRIGAEEFQLGISIGLTLATAESTPDSLLQEADQAMYLAKHAGGNCFMRN; translated from the coding sequence ATGACCCTGCGTCGCATCTTTGACAGCATCATCACCCGCTTGCTGATACTGGTCGTCTGCCTGGTGTGTATCGGCTCGCTGGCACGCTACTACGCACTAAGCCATTTCCTGCGCCAGGACCTCAGCATGGTGGTGCAAGACCAGCAGCTGGCACTGGCCAGCTATGTGGCACACGATATCGATGACAAGATCAGCCAGCGCCAGAGCGTGCTGACCCACCTCGCCAGCGACCTGCCGCAACAGCTGCTGCAGCAGCCAGAACAGCTGCGCCAGTGGCTGCGCCAGCAATACCAGTACCAGAGCCTGTTTTCCGGCGGCCTGTTCGTGGCCGATCTGCACGGCCGGGCCGTGGCCGATTACCCGGTGGCACCCGGCCGCATGCAGCGCAGCTATATCGAGCGCGACTACATCAGGGCCGCCTTGCAGGGCAACAGCTATATCGGCCGCCCGGTGATGGGTCATGCCCTGGGTGTTCCGGTGTTGCCGATGGCAGCGCCGGTTTTCAATCGCGACATGCAGGTGGTGGGCGTACTGGCCGGCATCACCCCGCTGGCATCCGCCGGCTTTCTCGATCTGCTGCAAAAAGCCCAGATAGGCCATGACAGCGGTGGTTTTCTGCTGGTTTCGCCACGCGACAATATCTACGTGGCCTCCTCGCAAAAGGGCATGAGCTTGCAAAAGCTGCCCGCCAGCGGCATCAACCCGCTGCATGACCGAGCCATGGCGGGTTATCGCGGCAGCGGCATCACCACCAATGCCGCAGGCCAGGAAGAAGTGGCCGCCATTGTTTCGGTGCCCAGCAGCGGCTGGTTTGTGGTGGCACGGCTGCCCAGCAGCGAAGCCTTCGCCACCGTGGGCCATGTACAAACCTTCGCCATCCACGGGGCCATCATCGCCACCATCCTGTTTGCCCTGCTGGCATCGGCCTGCATGTATTACGTGTTACGGCCGCTGTTTCATGCAGCCGCCGACGCCGAACGCATGACACGCGGCGAATTGCCGCTGGTGCCGCTGACCATCCGCCGCAATGACGAAGTGGGCCACTTCATCGCCGCCTTTAACCGGCTGCTGCGCAAGCTGCACGAACAGCAAGCCCAGCTGGAACGCATCGCCCACCACGACACCCTGACCGGGCTGCCCAATCGCCTGCTGCTGGCCGACCGGCTGAAGCTGGCACTGGCGCAGTCACGCCGCCACGGCAAGCACGTGGCGCTGCTGTTCATGGATCTGGACGGTTTCAAGCACATCAACGACAGCCAGGGGCATGATGCCGGCGATGAAGCCTTGCGCATGGTCACCAGCAGGCTGCAAGCGGTGCTGCGCGAAACCGATACCCTGGCGCGCATCGGCGGCGACGAGTTTGTCTTGCTGCTGTGTGATCTGGATGGACAGGCCAGGGAGGTTGCCCGCATCGTAGCGGAGAAATGCCTCGCCGCCATGCAGCCGCCGCTGCGCATTGGCGCTGAGGAATTCCAGCTGGGCATTTCCATTGGCCTGACCCTGGCCACCGCCGAGAGCACACCGGATTCACTGCTGCAGGAGGCGGACCAGGCGATGTATCTGGCCAAACATGCCGGTGGCAACTGCTTCATGCGCAACTAG
- a CDS encoding putative 2-aminoethylphosphonate ABC transporter substrate-binding protein: MKKQMAACIGLVCTGLMAPLAQAASTLTVYSALEADQVKDYKEAFEKANPDIELRFVRESTGVITAKLLSEKNNPQADVVWGLAATSLMILDQQGMLQGYAPKGVEKLNREFVDKAHPPKWTGMDVWAATICFNTVEAAKKGLPKPESWADLTKPVYKGQIVMPHPASSGTGYLDVSAWLQMMGEKQGWDYMDKLHVNMAQYVHSGSKPCKMAAAGEYPIGISFEYRGAELKAKGAPIDLVYPKEGLGWDLEATAILKGSKNLAAAKKLADFSVSLPAMQLYEKNYAVVAMPGVAKQNPYIPTDYAKRLSKNNFAWAAKNREAILQEWSRRYESKAAAKN, encoded by the coding sequence ATGAAAAAGCAGATGGCTGCATGTATTGGCCTGGTGTGCACCGGCCTGATGGCACCGCTGGCACAGGCTGCAAGCACGCTGACGGTTTATTCCGCACTGGAGGCCGATCAGGTGAAGGATTACAAGGAGGCTTTTGAAAAGGCCAATCCGGATATCGAGCTGCGCTTTGTGCGCGAATCCACCGGGGTGATTACCGCCAAACTGCTGTCGGAAAAGAACAATCCGCAGGCTGACGTGGTGTGGGGCCTGGCCGCCACCAGCCTGATGATTCTGGATCAGCAGGGCATGCTGCAAGGCTATGCGCCCAAGGGCGTGGAAAAGCTCAATCGCGAATTCGTCGACAAGGCGCATCCGCCCAAGTGGACGGGCATGGACGTGTGGGCCGCCACCATCTGTTTCAATACCGTGGAAGCGGCCAAGAAAGGCCTGCCCAAGCCGGAGAGCTGGGCCGACCTGACCAAACCGGTGTACAAGGGCCAGATCGTGATGCCGCACCCGGCCTCGTCCGGCACCGGCTATCTGGATGTGTCCGCCTGGCTGCAGATGATGGGCGAGAAACAAGGCTGGGACTACATGGACAAGCTGCACGTCAACATGGCCCAGTATGTGCACTCCGGCAGCAAGCCCTGCAAGATGGCCGCCGCCGGCGAATACCCCATCGGCATTTCCTTTGAATACCGTGGTGCCGAGCTGAAAGCAAAGGGCGCGCCGATCGATCTGGTCTATCCCAAGGAAGGTCTGGGCTGGGATCTGGAGGCCACGGCCATCCTCAAGGGTAGCAAGAACCTGGCCGCTGCCAAGAAACTGGCGGATTTCTCGGTCAGCCTGCCGGCCATGCAGCTGTATGAAAAGAACTACGCCGTGGTCGCCATGCCGGGCGTGGCCAAGCAGAACCCCTACATCCCCACCGACTATGCCAAGCGTCTGAGCAAGAACAATTTTGCCTGGGCGGCCAAAAACCGCGAAGCCATCCTGCAGGAATGGTCGCGTCGCTATGAAAGCAAGGCTGCTGCGAAGAACTGA
- a CDS encoding putative 2-aminoethylphosphonate ABC transporter ATP-binding protein, translating into MKPAENGLSDHLTMHGLSRRFGSFTALDAVSLSIRKGEFVCLLGPSGCGKTTLLRLIAGLDLPDAGSIALQARDITRAAPAQRDYGIVFQSYALFPNLSVADNIAYGLKPRHERQRHRLRVRELLDMVGLPGAEEKYPAQLSGGQQQRVALARALATSPGMLLLDEPLSALDARVRDKLREELKGLQQRLGVTTLMVTHDQEEALAIADRVVVMNAGRIEQIGTPAEIYRQPCSRFVAEFVGEANWLPATACGAQQVRVGNHLLQLEAALPPGPALQLFLRPEDVIIKPRWENAANTVLARVDNISFGGALTRIRLLPEGMPGQVLYAEVCPGMLDRQPLVPGEIVPVELPASRLLAFAGDLPC; encoded by the coding sequence ATGAAACCGGCCGAAAACGGCTTGAGCGATCACCTGACCATGCACGGGCTTTCCCGGCGCTTTGGCAGTTTTACCGCGCTGGATGCGGTATCGCTATCCATTCGCAAGGGCGAATTCGTCTGCCTGCTGGGGCCTTCCGGCTGCGGCAAGACCACCTTGCTGCGGCTGATTGCCGGGCTTGATCTGCCAGACGCCGGCAGCATCGCGCTGCAAGCGCGCGACATTACCCGTGCCGCACCGGCCCAGCGTGATTACGGCATTGTCTTCCAGAGCTATGCGCTGTTTCCCAACCTGAGCGTGGCCGACAATATCGCCTACGGGCTCAAGCCACGGCATGAGCGGCAACGCCACCGCCTGCGGGTGCGCGAGCTGCTGGACATGGTTGGCCTGCCCGGTGCCGAGGAAAAATACCCGGCGCAACTGTCCGGTGGCCAGCAGCAGCGCGTGGCCCTGGCGCGCGCGCTGGCTACCTCGCCCGGCATGCTGTTGCTGGATGAGCCGCTGTCGGCGCTGGACGCACGGGTGCGCGACAAGCTGCGCGAAGAGCTGAAAGGCCTGCAGCAACGGCTCGGGGTGACCACGCTGATGGTGACGCATGATCAGGAAGAGGCGCTGGCCATTGCCGACCGGGTGGTGGTGATGAATGCCGGCCGTATCGAGCAGATCGGCACGCCGGCGGAAATCTACCGCCAGCCCTGCAGCCGCTTTGTGGCGGAATTCGTCGGCGAGGCCAACTGGCTGCCGGCCACGGCCTGCGGCGCGCAACAGGTGCGCGTGGGCAACCATCTGCTGCAGCTGGAAGCAGCCTTGCCGCCAGGTCCGGCCTTGCAGCTGTTTTTGCGGCCGGAGGACGTCATCATCAAGCCGCGCTGGGAAAATGCCGCGAATACCGTGCTGGCCAGAGTCGACAATATCAGCTTTGGTGGTGCGCTGACCCGCATCCGCCTGCTACCCGAAGGCATGCCCGGCCAGGTGCTGTATGCCGAAGTGTGCCCCGGCATGCTGGATCGCCAGCCGCTGGTGCCGGGCGAGATTGTGCCGGTGGAATTGCCGGCATCCCGCCTGTTGGCCTTTGCCGGAGACCTGCCATGCTGA
- a CDS encoding putative 2-aminoethylphosphonate ABC transporter permease subunit codes for MLSAVWRWLPRGEQAGIAGEARMASLLLWALVAVLLLGLGLPLLFIFAKAVQDGDGGFVGLANFAQVLQSPGLLRASSNSLQLGLTVTALVLPLAFAFAWALLRSRLWGRGLWRQVGLSPLLAPSLMPAISLVYLFGNQGLLKDWLHGGNIYGFWGVVLGELFYTFPHALLIIMTALSAADARLYEAGRVLGAGPLRQFLTITLPGVRYGLVSAALVVFTLVLTDFGVPKVVGGDFNVLAVEAFKQVIGQQNFPRGAVVGLLLLLPAILSCLVERRMAGRQQAALTARAQPFTPAPSWLRDGCALLLLLAIGLLLLALLGVGVAASFIKYWPYNLDFTLAHYQFDAVDGGGWSAYGNSLQLATATALLGSLLVFVGAYVCEKLPGMALGRGLLRFLAMLPMAVPGLVLGLGYVFFFNHPANPLHGWYGSLGLMVLCCIAHFYTTAHLTAATALKQLDGEFEAVAASLKVPFWVTWWRVSLPVCLPALVDVARFLFVSAMTTLSALIFIMTPEHSLAAVSIITMDDAGDTAAAAAMATLVVLSSAGVSLLLSLLERVLGRRNQRWRKPG; via the coding sequence ATGCTGAGCGCGGTATGGCGCTGGCTGCCGCGTGGCGAGCAGGCCGGCATCGCTGGCGAGGCGCGCATGGCCAGCCTGCTGCTGTGGGCGCTGGTGGCTGTTTTGCTGCTGGGCTTGGGCCTGCCCTTGTTGTTCATCTTTGCCAAGGCCGTGCAGGATGGCGACGGCGGCTTTGTCGGCCTCGCCAATTTTGCCCAGGTGTTGCAATCGCCCGGCCTGCTGCGCGCCAGCAGCAACAGCCTGCAACTGGGGCTGACCGTGACGGCGCTGGTGCTGCCGCTGGCTTTTGCCTTTGCCTGGGCCTTGCTGCGCAGCCGGCTGTGGGGCAGGGGGCTGTGGCGGCAGGTCGGCCTGTCGCCGTTGCTGGCCCCTTCGCTGATGCCGGCCATTTCGCTGGTTTACCTGTTCGGCAACCAGGGCCTGCTCAAGGACTGGCTGCATGGCGGCAATATTTACGGTTTCTGGGGCGTGGTGCTGGGCGAGTTGTTCTACACCTTTCCCCATGCCTTGCTGATCATCATGACGGCGCTGTCCGCCGCCGATGCCCGGCTGTACGAAGCTGGCCGTGTGCTGGGGGCCGGCCCCTTGCGCCAGTTCTTGACCATTACCCTGCCCGGTGTGCGTTACGGGCTGGTCTCGGCGGCGCTGGTGGTGTTCACCCTGGTGCTGACCGATTTTGGCGTGCCCAAGGTGGTGGGCGGTGATTTCAATGTGTTGGCGGTGGAGGCCTTCAAGCAGGTGATCGGCCAGCAGAATTTCCCGCGTGGGGCGGTGGTGGGCTTGTTGCTGTTGCTGCCGGCCATCCTGTCCTGCCTGGTGGAGCGGCGCATGGCCGGGCGACAGCAGGCGGCGCTCACCGCGCGGGCGCAGCCGTTTACGCCGGCGCCATCATGGCTGCGCGATGGCTGTGCCCTGTTGCTGTTGCTGGCCATCGGCCTGCTTTTGCTCGCGCTGCTGGGGGTGGGGGTGGCGGCCTCCTTCATCAAATACTGGCCGTACAATCTGGACTTTACCCTGGCCCACTATCAATTCGATGCGGTGGATGGTGGCGGCTGGTCGGCCTATGGCAACAGCCTGCAGTTGGCCACGGCTACGGCGCTGCTGGGCAGCCTGCTGGTGTTTGTCGGGGCTTATGTCTGCGAAAAACTGCCGGGCATGGCGCTGGGGCGGGGCCTGCTGCGCTTTCTGGCCATGCTGCCGATGGCGGTACCGGGGCTGGTGCTGGGGCTGGGCTATGTGTTCTTTTTCAATCACCCGGCCAATCCGCTGCATGGCTGGTATGGCAGCCTGGGCCTGATGGTGCTGTGCTGCATTGCCCATTTCTATACCACGGCGCACCTGACTGCCGCCACGGCGCTCAAGCAACTGGATGGTGAATTCGAAGCGGTGGCTGCCTCACTCAAAGTACCGTTCTGGGTGACCTGGTGGCGGGTGAGCCTGCCGGTCTGCCTGCCGGCGCTGGTGGATGTGGCGCGTTTTCTGTTTGTGTCGGCCATGACCACGCTGTCCGCGCTGATCTTCATCATGACGCCGGAACACAGCCTGGCGGCGGTGTCCATCATCACCATGGACGATGCCGGTGATACCGCTGCGGCAGCGGCCATGGCCACGCTGGTGGTATTGAGCTCGGCCGGGGTATCCCTGCTGCTCAGCCTGCTGGAGCGGGTACTGGGCCGGCGCAATCAGCGCTGGCGCAAGCCCGGCTGA
- a CDS encoding site-specific recombinase has translation MTNLPNPTLDSIFQSLSAGECSSGAALAELVRSLRPSSATDHEQAVMNLRALAWLLEHNPTYRQALRSALLELLTQTRQIPLYTESGILANTGFFSTLSKRVGERLLPMPIREDSLQDRFGRLFRWKQDHIWLAGIPDETWQQLWQAMAWPEEENRAGWVQTRLQMVEAVQILSARVTAIGLEPELVRVYPDIERFESPFLHLNAAVLSYADSYRRALADDTALAEDDKHVLVLLDQCEEILGKIRKNASRNGISVNLTYQALRLLQSLNRLRALLSLLEPGHDPGHNPALFHLILDFARAENRKYSVSDVFKSNTELLALQVTEHAGRHGEHYIAESRREWGSMAKAAMGAGLIVGVMALIKLLLAQAHLPLLWEGLSYGLNYAVGFIIVQLLHFTIATKQPAMTAARIAAALHQQEKSGPRVPLDELAELVVKVMRTQFVAILGNVLLAIPTAAIIALGWQALFGQPVVGTAKAQHLLHDLDPLGSLALVHAGIAGVYLFLSGLIAGYYDNKAIYRRIPERLAAHPLLNKLLGKHRAWQLGHYVEHNLGALAGNFYFGLFLGLTGTIGIILGLPLDIRHITFSAANLAFGLVALDFQLPLGMMALYCGGVALIGFTNLAVSFSMALWVALRSRKLSGRQVLPLLPLLLKRFIRQPLQFFIPPAAPRPAADEAAGDKPAGS, from the coding sequence ATGACCAATTTGCCCAATCCGACTCTCGATTCCATCTTTCAAAGCCTGAGCGCAGGCGAATGCAGCAGCGGAGCCGCGCTGGCCGAGCTGGTGCGCAGCCTGCGCCCATCCAGTGCCACCGATCATGAACAGGCGGTGATGAACCTGCGCGCGCTGGCCTGGCTGCTGGAGCACAACCCCACCTATCGCCAGGCACTGCGCTCTGCCCTGCTGGAACTGCTGACCCAGACCCGGCAGATACCGCTCTATACCGAATCAGGCATCCTGGCCAATACCGGCTTCTTCTCCACGCTGTCCAAGCGCGTGGGAGAACGGCTGCTGCCCATGCCCATCCGCGAAGACTCCTTGCAGGACCGCTTCGGCCGCCTCTTCCGCTGGAAGCAGGACCACATCTGGCTGGCTGGCATACCGGATGAAACCTGGCAGCAGCTATGGCAGGCCATGGCCTGGCCGGAAGAGGAGAATCGTGCGGGCTGGGTACAAACCCGGCTGCAAATGGTGGAGGCAGTACAGATCCTGTCGGCACGGGTGACCGCCATCGGTCTGGAACCGGAGCTGGTGCGGGTGTATCCGGACATCGAGCGCTTCGAGTCGCCTTTCCTGCACCTGAATGCTGCCGTGCTGAGCTATGCCGACAGCTATCGCCGGGCACTGGCCGATGACACGGCCCTGGCAGAAGACGACAAGCACGTGCTGGTGCTGCTGGATCAGTGCGAGGAAATACTGGGCAAAATCCGCAAGAATGCCTCGCGCAACGGCATCTCGGTCAACCTCACCTATCAGGCACTGCGCCTGCTGCAAAGCCTGAACCGCCTGCGCGCCCTGTTGTCGCTGCTGGAGCCGGGTCACGATCCGGGCCACAACCCGGCGCTGTTTCACCTGATTCTGGATTTTGCCCGCGCGGAAAACCGCAAATACAGCGTCAGCGATGTGTTCAAGTCCAATACCGAACTGCTGGCACTGCAGGTGACCGAGCATGCCGGCCGCCATGGCGAACACTATATTGCCGAATCGCGCCGGGAATGGGGCAGCATGGCCAAGGCCGCCATGGGTGCCGGGCTGATCGTCGGGGTGATGGCGCTGATCAAGCTGCTGCTGGCCCAGGCCCACCTGCCGCTGCTGTGGGAGGGGCTGTCGTATGGTCTCAACTACGCCGTCGGCTTCATCATCGTGCAATTGCTGCACTTCACCATTGCCACCAAACAGCCGGCGATGACCGCCGCCCGCATTGCCGCCGCCCTGCACCAGCAGGAAAAAAGCGGCCCGCGAGTGCCACTGGATGAGCTGGCCGAGCTGGTGGTCAAGGTGATGCGCACGCAGTTCGTCGCCATTCTGGGCAATGTACTGCTGGCCATCCCCACCGCCGCCATCATTGCCCTTGGCTGGCAGGCACTGTTCGGCCAGCCGGTGGTTGGCACGGCCAAGGCACAACATCTGCTGCATGATCTGGACCCGCTGGGCAGCCTGGCGCTGGTGCATGCCGGCATCGCCGGGGTGTATCTCTTCCTGTCCGGGCTGATTGCCGGCTATTACGACAACAAGGCCATCTATCGCCGCATCCCGGAACGGCTGGCTGCCCACCCGCTGCTGAACAAGCTGTTGGGCAAACATCGCGCCTGGCAGCTGGGGCATTACGTCGAGCACAATCTGGGGGCCTTGGCCGGCAACTTCTATTTCGGCCTGTTCCTGGGGCTGACCGGCACCATCGGCATCATTCTCGGCCTGCCGCTGGACATTCGTCACATCACCTTCTCCGCCGCCAATCTGGCATTCGGCCTGGTGGCGCTGGACTTCCAGCTGCCCTTGGGGATGATGGCCCTGTACTGCGGCGGCGTGGCGCTGATCGGCTTCACCAATCTGGCCGTCAGCTTCAGCATGGCGCTGTGGGTGGCGCTGCGTTCGCGCAAACTGAGCGGCCGTCAGGTGCTGCCGCTGCTGCCGCTGCTGCTCAAACGCTTCATCCGCCAGCCGCTGCAGTTCTTCATCCCGCCCGCCGCACCGCGCCCGGCGGCCGACGAGGCAGCCGGGGACAAGCCGGCTGGCTCCTGA
- the nhaR gene encoding transcriptional activator NhaR → MLSDLNYKHLHYFWAVARAGSVTAAARQLGMTAQTVSGQISRLEQHIGRALFTQQGRGLVLTEAGRMALGYADRIFQLGEELQEMLADEQLDHTLRLSSGISDVLPKSIAYRLLQPALALPQRVRLHCTEGTFDQLLHELSSHSLDLVLADRPAPAAAQQTLQSYLLARCPVMIFATPALAERYQPGFPHSLQRAPLLLPSRDNVLRGQLEHWLDERGIRPDIVGEFKDGALLHTFGEQGAGLFPAPAFAASDIASSGKLCLLGLVEGVEEQYYAIANRRKLQHTAVQAIIQHAESE, encoded by the coding sequence ATGCTCAGCGATCTCAATTACAAGCATCTGCACTATTTCTGGGCGGTCGCCCGTGCCGGCAGCGTCACGGCAGCGGCACGCCAGCTGGGCATGACGGCCCAGACCGTCAGCGGCCAGATCTCCCGGCTGGAACAGCACATCGGCCGCGCACTGTTTACCCAGCAAGGTCGTGGCCTGGTGCTGACCGAGGCCGGCCGCATGGCACTGGGCTATGCCGACCGTATTTTCCAGCTGGGCGAAGAGTTGCAGGAAATGCTGGCCGACGAGCAACTGGACCACACCCTGCGGCTGAGCAGCGGCATCAGCGATGTGCTGCCCAAGAGCATTGCCTACCGCCTGCTGCAACCAGCCCTGGCCTTGCCACAACGTGTCAGGCTGCATTGCACCGAGGGGACGTTTGACCAGCTACTGCACGAGCTGAGCAGCCACAGCCTGGATCTGGTGCTGGCCGACCGCCCGGCACCGGCGGCAGCACAGCAGACGCTGCAATCCTATTTGCTTGCCCGCTGTCCGGTGATGATTTTCGCCACACCAGCACTGGCCGAGCGCTACCAGCCGGGCTTTCCGCACAGCCTGCAGCGGGCACCGCTGTTGCTGCCCAGCCGCGACAATGTGCTGCGCGGCCAGCTGGAACACTGGCTGGACGAGCGCGGCATCCGCCCGGACATCGTGGGGGAATTCAAGGATGGCGCATTGCTGCATACCTTTGGCGAACAGGGCGCCGGCCTGTTTCCGGCACCGGCCTTTGCCGCCAGCGATATCGCCAGCAGCGGCAAGCTCTGCCTGCTGGGTCTGGTGGAGGGCGTGGAAGAGCAGTATTACGCCATCGCCAACCGCCGCAAATTGCAGCATACGGCGGTACAGGCGATCATTCAGCATGCCGAGTCGGAATAA
- the htpX gene encoding protease HtpX codes for MKRVILLIATNIAVMLVLSIAAQLLGINRFITAGGLNMGSLLAFAGLMGFGGAFISLWMSKTMAKWSTGARVIEQPSNETERWLLFTVRKLADRAGLPMPEVAVYEGEPNAFATGASKSNSLVAVSTGLLSSMTEQEVEAVLAHEIAHIQNGDMVTLTLIQGVVNTFVFFLARVVGYLVDNFLRRNDEESSSGTGIGYFITVIVCEIVFGILASFIVMYFSRQREYRADAGAAKLLGSPQPMIAALHRLGGVHAGELPQNMAASGISGGAGLMGLMSSHPSLESRIAALQAVR; via the coding sequence ATGAAACGTGTGATCTTGCTGATCGCCACCAATATCGCGGTGATGCTGGTGCTGAGCATCGCCGCCCAGTTGCTGGGCATCAACCGTTTTATCACCGCTGGCGGCCTGAATATGGGCAGCCTGCTGGCCTTTGCCGGCCTGATGGGTTTTGGCGGTGCCTTCATTTCGCTGTGGATGTCCAAGACCATGGCCAAGTGGAGTACCGGCGCACGGGTGATCGAGCAGCCGAGCAATGAAACCGAACGCTGGTTGCTGTTTACCGTGCGCAAGCTGGCGGACCGCGCCGGCCTGCCGATGCCGGAAGTTGCCGTGTACGAAGGTGAGCCGAATGCCTTTGCCACCGGTGCCAGCAAGTCCAATTCGCTGGTGGCGGTTTCTACTGGCCTGCTGTCCTCGATGACCGAGCAGGAAGTCGAAGCCGTGCTGGCCCATGAAATCGCCCACATCCAGAACGGCGACATGGTGACGCTGACGCTGATTCAGGGCGTGGTGAATACCTTTGTGTTTTTCCTGGCGCGCGTGGTGGGCTATCTGGTGGACAACTTCCTGCGCCGCAACGACGAGGAGTCGTCCAGCGGCACCGGTATCGGCTACTTCATTACCGTGATTGTGTGTGAAATCGTGTTCGGCATTCTGGCATCCTTTATCGTGATGTACTTCTCGCGTCAGCGGGAGTACCGCGCCGATGCCGGTGCGGCCAAGCTGCTGGGCAGCCCGCAGCCGATGATTGCCGCACTGCACCGTCTGGGTGGCGTGCATGCCGGTGAGCTGCCGCAGAACATGGCGGCCTCGGGCATCTCCGGTGGTGCTGGGCTGATGGGGCTGATGTCCAGTCACCCGTCGCTGGAGTCCCGTATCGCGGCCTTGCAGGCAGTACGCTGA